Proteins encoded by one window of Arachis ipaensis cultivar K30076 chromosome B04, Araip1.1, whole genome shotgun sequence:
- the LOC107635063 gene encoding TMV resistance protein N, which yields MLTIFTKHNTAKKNIHTTKHNLLLHFPIYMAMASLAAEASSFSTPPSPRSWTYHVFLSFRGEDTRTGFTDHLCASLERKGITTFRDDKDLERGQVISLELLRAIQESMFAVVVLSPNYASSAWCLDELQKIVECKHNLGLQIVPVFYGVEPSDVRHQKGTFDEAFRKHEHRFGEGSERVRRWRDAFAQIASYSGWDSKHQLEARFVESISEHIHRKLIPKLPSCTKNRVGIASRLEEVINLIGIGLNDVRFLGIWGMGGIGKTTIARAVYEAIRGEFKVCCFMRNVRELSAKNGFVQLQRDLLACLNINSYFHDIEDGKSMIKSALCNKKVLLVLDDVSELKQLENLAENQDWFGPGSRIIITARDMHLLDIHGVHGTYEVKGLDQEEAYNLFCLKAFKQLEPKEGYSSLGKEVVKYTKGLPLAVEVLGSYLYRRNAEFWHSTIREIMNFPHFEVLNALKISYNHLMPTEKNIFLDIACFFKGMEKDEAIHILRMCDFCVGVGSDIGSGIVTLIDKALVTLDQNNKLEMHDLLQEMGRHIVYKESPCNPGKRSRLWSKDDIHQVLTNDLGTEAIQSMVLSFGHDKFYWFRSKPFSAQWSIEAFSKTTQLRYLSLPYMELPLGLNHFPSSVRVLHWDFCPLETLPLLNQQYQAVEIKMQRSNLEQVWHGKKFFEKLKYLDLSSSRNLKQTPDISGVPILETFDLQGCDSLTEVHISLVHHKNLVHLNLSYCEMLKTLPGKLEMSSLKELIIEHCESFENPPEFGECMRKLSKLSLSGTPIGKLPSSLGNLVGLEDLNIKGCGKLDSVPDTIHRLKSLKNLDLGSCFNLHGLPSSISSLPLLSNLNLSGCYQSEISFSHDLFCYFPSLMHLDLSGHWFANIPISIHELSKLRSLKLNRCGCLQFLPKLPSSIRELEAYGCRSLNILESNVLSTICTAFKSSSSQDQENQGVVLEMLIPSAKIPSLFVNYSLNGNDAAQAVVPYPSDCRLNKNLKGIAVCFLFYTKFWGFDKSVKLNLSVSNGNRCIIPWRTYRMCDGYHLYILCLTNDYFRGEFHRDMGFKLLLRPEVEYGEFDSEEFEYLPCYHAKVLSTGWTCIEDIEDLNKSEIERQKNERQSLFDLNKSIEIMDICETNKFEDNVSELNNFGREESF from the exons ATGTTAACAATATTTACTAAACACAACACTGCTAAAAAAAATATACACACCACAAAACACAATCTGTTATTACACTTTCCCATATACATGGCAATGGCATCTTTAGCTGCTGAAGCCTCTTCTTTCTCCACTCCTCCTTCACCAAGATCATGGACCTATCACGTGTTCTTGAGTTTCCGGGGTGAAGACACTCGCACAGGCTTCACTGATCATTTATGTGCCTCGCTTGAAAGGAAGGGAATCACAACTTTCAGGGATGACAAAGACCTTGAGAGAGGTCAAGTTATCTCTCTTGAACTTCTCAGAGCAATTCAAGAGTCCATGTTCGCGGTCGTTGTTCTCTCGCCAAACTATGCTTCCTCTGCTTGGTGCTTGGATGAGCTTCAAAAGATTGTTGAGTGCAAACACAACCTGGGGCTACAGATTGTGCCTGTCTTCTATGGTGTTGAGCCCTCTGATGTGCGACACCAAAAAGGAACCTTTGATGAAGCTTTCAGAAAACATGAACACAGATTTGGTGAAGGCAGTGAGAGGGTTAGAAGGTGGAGAGATGCTTTCGCACAAATTGCTAGTTATTCTGGTTGGGATTCCAAACATCA ACTTGAGGCAAGATTTGTGGAAAGCATTTCTGAACACATACATAGAAAGCTAATTCCGAAATTGCCATCTTGCACTAAGAATCGTGTTGGGATTGCTTCAAGGTTGGAGGAAGTGATTAATCTCATAGGTATTGGGTTGAATGATGTTCGCTTTTTAGGGATATGGGGAATGGGTGGCATAGGAAAGACAACTATAGCGAGAGCAGTATACGAAGCCATCCGAGGTGAATTCAAAGTTTGTTGCTTCATGCGAAATGTTAGAGAGTTGTCTGCAAAAAATGGTTTTGTTCAGTTGCAAAGAGACCTTCTTGCATGTCTAAACATAAATAGCTATTTTCATGACATAGAAGATGGAAAATCAATGATAAAAAGTGCTTTGTGCAATAAGAAAGTTCTTCTTGTTCTTGATGATGTAAGTGAGCTAAAGCAATTAGAGAATTTAGCAGAGAATCAAGATTGGTTTGGACCGGGAAGTAGAATAATAATCACAGCCAGAGATATGCACTTGCTAGATATACATGGAGTCCATGGAACTTATGAAGTTAAAGGGTTAGATcaagaagaagcttataatctGTTTTGTTTGAAAGCCTTTAAACAACTTGAACCTAAAGAAGGATATTCTTCTCTGGGTAAAGAAGTTGTGAAATATACTAAGGGTCTTCCTTTGGCAGTTGAGGTTTTAGGTTCCTATCTGTATAGAAGAAATGCTGAGTTTTGGCATAGTACCATTAGAGAAATAATGAATTTTCCACATTTTGAAGTTCTCAATGCATTGAAAATAAGCTACAATCATTTGATGCCAACCGAGAAGAATATTTTTCTTGATATTGCTTGTTTCTTCAAAGGAATGGAAAAAGATgaggcaatacatatattaagaATGTGTGATTTTTGCGTTGGAGTTGGAAGTGATATTGGAAGCGGAATTGTTACATTGATTGATAAAGCTTTGGTAACTTTAGATCAGAATAATAAGTTAGAAATGCATGATTTGCTTCAAGAAATGGGGAGGCATATTGTGTATAAAGAATCTCCATGTAACCCAGGCAAGCGTAGCAGGCTGTGGTCTAAAGATGACATTCATCAAGTGTTGACAAATGATCTG GGAACAGAAGCAATTCAAAGTATGGTTCTAAGCTTTGGACATGATAAATTTTATTGGTTTCGGAGTAAGCCATTCTCAGCACAATGGAGCATTGAAGCCTTCTCAAAGACAACACAGTTAAGATATCTCAGTTTACCATACATGGAACTTCCCCTTGGCCTCAACCACTTCCCTAGTTCAGTAAGAGTTCTGCATTGGGATTTTTGTCCTTTGGAAACTCTCCCCTTGTTAAATCAACAATATCAAGCTGTTGAAATCAAAATGCAACGTAGCAACCTTGAACAAGTTTGGCATGGCAAAAAG TTTTTCGAAAAGCTGAAGTACCTGGATTTGAGTAGCTCCCGGAACCTAAAGCAGACACCTGATATTTCTGGGGTTCCCATTCTTGAAACATTTGATCTCCAAGGTTGTGATAGCCTAACTGAGGTTCACATATCCCTCGTACACCACAAGAACCTTGTTCACTTAAATCTAAGCTACTGTGAAATGCTTAAAACTCTTCCAGGTAAATTGGAGATGAGTTCCTTGAAGGAGCTAATCATTGAGCATTGTGAGAGTTTCGAAAATCCCCCGGAGTTTGGAGAATGCATGAGAAAATTGTCAAAGCTTTCTCTAAGCGGAACTCCTATAGGAAAGTTACCCTCATCACTTGGAAATTTAGTTGGCCTTGAAGATTTGAACATAAAGGGTTGTGGAAAACTTGATTCTGTTCCTGATACCATTCATAGGTTAAAGTCCCTCAAGAACTTGGATCTTGGCTCTTGTTTTAACCTTCATGGATTACCATCTTCAATTTCAAGCCTCCCTTTGTTGAGTAATCTAAATTTGAGTGGATGTTACCAGAGTGAAATATCTTTCTCTCATGATCTATTTTGCTACTTCCCATCATTGATGCATTTGGATCTAAGTGGTCACTGGTTTGCTAATATCCCAATAAGCATTCATGAACTTTCCAAGCTTAGGTCCCTTAAGCTAAATAGATGTGGTTGTCTTCAGTTTCTTCCAAAACTTCCATCTAGTATTAGAGAATTAGAAGCATATGGGTGTAGATCACTGAACATACTTGAATCCAATGTTTTGTCAACCATTTGCACTGCCTTTAAATCTTCTAGTAGCCAGGATCAAGAAAATCAAGGTGTGGTCTTGGAAATGCTGATCCCAAGTGCCAAAATTCCATCTTTGTTTGTCAATTATTCTCTGAATGGTAATGATGCAGCACAAGCAGTAGTCCCATATCCAAGTGATTGCCGTCTGAATAAAAATTTAAAGGGTATTGCAGTATGTTTCCTGTTTTATACAAAGTTTTGGGGATTTGATAAATCAGTGAAGTTGAATTTGTCTGTTAGCAATGGTAATAGGTGCATCATTCCTTGGAGAACATATAGAATGTGTGATGGTTATCACCTTTACATTCTCTGCTTGACCAATGATTACTTCAGGGGAGAATTTCACCGAGATATGGGGTTTAAACTATTGCTTCGGCCGGAGGTTGAGTATGGGGAATTTGATTCTGAAGAGTTCGAATATCTTCCTTGTTATCATGCCAAAGTATTGAGCACTGGCTGGACATGCATTGAGGATATTGAAGATTTGAACAAAAGTGAGATTGAAAGGCAAAAGAATGAAAGACAAAGTCTGTTTGACTTGAACAAAAGCATTGAGATAATGGATATATGTGAGACAAACAAATTTGAAGATAATGTGAGTGAACTGAACAACTTTGGCAGGGAAGAAAG TTTTTGA